The DNA region ACCACCCTCAACTAAAGCTTTCGCTTTTCTTGCTGTAAGTCTTTTTCCAGCAGCTAAAATAAGATTACCCTTATCATCTTTTAAATCAAAGTCTAATCTTCCAGCATAATCATCTGGATTAAATGTTGTTAAAAATTTATTATTTTTTACTTTAATATTTAAAACTGGATAAAAAAGTTTGATAATATCTTCTTTTGAGTATCCTAATGCTCTAAATAAAATTGTTACAGGAACTTTTCTTCTTTTATTAATTCTTACATATAATACATCTTTAGCATCATATTCAAAATATAACCAAGAACCTCTATCTGGAATAATTTGACCAGTATAAATTAGTTTGTTACCTGAAGTATTTGTCTCTTCTTCTTTGAAGATAACACCTGGAGATCTATGTAATTGGTTTACAACAACTCTTTCAACACCATTAACTATAAACGATGTTCTATCAGTCATTAATGGGATTTCTCTGATGAATAAAGATTGTTCTTTCATATCTTTAACACCAATTTTCTCACCAGTCTTCTCATCAAGTTCCCATAAAGTCAATCTAATATTGATTTTTAAAGGAATAGAGTATGTAAGACCTCTTACCATTGACTCTCTAACGTCATATTTAGGTTTCCCAACTTCCGAACTTAAATATTCTAAAGTAACTCTATTTTGTGAGTCATGAATAGGAAAAACAGATTTGAATACTTTTTCAATACCAGCATCATCTCTCTCTTCTTTTCCAATCATTAGAAAATTTTCATATGAGTTTTGTTGTAATTGTAGTAGATTTGGAATTTCTATTTGTTGTGGATTTTTTGCAAAATCAACTCTAAGTCTATTACCAGATTTTAAAGAGTTTAACATTGTCGACCTTAATAAATTTGGTTTAGTTTTTTAGCTTTTTATATAAAGCGCAAAAGCATCCCTAAAGGATAAGATTAAATTTCGGTTGTAAATTCTAATCTTAGCCCTCAAAGATGCTAATCTTATACAAGGCAAGGAGCCTTGTATACGTAAATCAAGTACTGAGTAAAATTATGCTAATTCTACAGTAGCTCCAGCACCTTCTAATTCAGCTTTTGCAGCTTCAGCGTCTTCTTTAGAAGCACCTTCTTTAACTACTGCACCAGCTTCTTCAGCCATTGCTTTTGCTTCTTTTAATCCTAATCCAGTTAACGCTCTAATTACTTTAATAACGTTAATTTTTTTAGCACCAGCATCTTTTAATACTACGTTGAATTCAGTTTTTTCTTCAGCAGCTTCAGCAGCTCCACCAGCAACTGCTCCACCAGCTACAACTGTTGGTTGTGCAGATACACCAAATTTTTCTTCGAATTCTTTTACTAATTCAGATAACTCTAATACAGATAAACCTGAAATGTATTCTAATACATCTTCTTTAGAAATTGCCATTTTTTTTCCTCTAAATTTATTTTTATATTTTTTATTTATTAATGCTTAAATAATTAAGCAGCTTCTTCTTCTTTTTTTGCTCTAAGATTGTCAAGCCCTGTAGCAAGATTTCTTGCAGGTGCTGTCCAAACAGAAAGTAACATACCAATAAGCTCATCTCTAGATGGTAATTTAGCAAATGCATTAACTCTATCAAGATCAGCTGGTTCACCTTCAATAATACCAGATTTAATAACAAACTTATCAGTTTTTTCTTGTGCAAATTTATCTGCTACTTTACAAGCAGAAATTTGATCTTCAGACCAAATGAAAACGTTTGTTCCTGATAATTCGATTTCTCCTAACTCTGCATTTTTAACTGCAACAGTCACAAGAGTATTTTTAGCAACCTGAACTTTTGCCCCATTATCTTTTGCAGATTTTCTTAAAGACTCTAACTCTTTATGAGTCAAACCTTTATAATCACAAACTACAATTGCTTGAGACTCTTTAAATTCAGAAGTTAAAAAATCGATAACTTCAGCTTTTTGTTGTTTAGTCATTAGTTTTTCCTCCTTTCAAAACATGAAACTTAAGCAGGTTTTACAAAGAACGGAGGTGTTCTTTACCGGCTGTCTTCAGTTTTAAATCAGTGCTTTGATTAACACTCAAACATAAGGACCTAAATCCTTACTATTGAATGTTAATTAAATAAGGCATAGCCTTATCTAATTATTTAATATCCATTAATTCTGTAGTATCTAATTTAACAGATGGTGACATAGTTAATGAAACTGCTGCATTAGAAATATATCTTCCTTTTGCACTTGCAGGTTTAGCTTTGTTAATCGCTGCAACGAAAGCTATAATATTTTCTTTGATTGCTTCATCAGAAAAAGAAACTTTTCCAACTGCTGCTTGCATGTTACCTTTTTTATCAACTCTATATGTAACTTGACCACCTTTTGCATCACTAACTGCTTTTGTTACGTCCATAGTTACTGTACCAGTTTTAGGATTAGGCATTAAACCTTTTGGCCCAAGAATTCTACCAACTTTACCTACGATACCCATACAATCAGGTGTAGCAATTAATACATCAAAATTGATGTTCCCAGCTTGAATATCTGCCGCTAAATCATCATTACCAACAATATCTGCACCAGCTGCTTTAGCTTCATCCATTTTTGCACCTTTTGCAAAAACTGCAACTCTTACAGTTTTACCAGTACCATGAGGAAGAACAACTGCACCTCTAATCATTTGATCAGCGTGTCTTGGATCAACATTTAAGTTAAGAGCAACTTCAATACTCTCATCAAACTTAGCAGATTTTAATTCTTTTAATTGAGCACAAGCATCAACTAATGAATAGTTTTTATCTTCAATTTTTTCTAATAATGCTTTATATCTTTTTGAAACTTTTGCCATTTTTTACTCCGCAATTTATTTATTTTGCTACCGCCTATTTTTAAAGTCTGGTGGTGAGACTTACATTTAAATTATGCTTCTACGTCAATACCCATTGATCTTGCAGAACCAGCAACGATTTTTGCAGCTTGCTCTTTATCATCAGTATTTAAATCAGCAATTTTTAAATCAACAATTTCTAATACTTGTTCTTTAGTTAACTTTCCAATTTTATTTTTAAGTGGATTGTCAGAACCTTTTTTAATTCCTGAAACTTTTTTAATTAAATCAGTCATCGGTGGTTGTTTTAATACAAATGTAAAACTTTTATCTGCATATACAGTAATTTCAACAGGGATTGTAAATCCTGCTTTATCTTTTGTTTTTTCATTAAAAGCTTTACAAAATTCCATAATATTGATACCTCTTTGACCTAATGCAGGTCCTACAGGAGGTGATGGATTTGCAGCTCCAGCTGGTATTTGAAGTTTAAGTGTACCTTCTACTTTTTTAGCCATCTAAATTTCCTTTTCTAAATTTGTAATAACCGTAGGCATTAGGGAATACAACTACATTGAGAAGCAAGTTTATATTGCCTAATGCCTACAAATTATAATTATTAAATTACTCTTTCTACTTGAGTATATGATATTTCAACTGGTGTATTTCTACCAAAAATAGAAACATTAAGTTTTAAAATACCAGAACTCATATCAAAATCCTCTACAATACCATTAAAGTTTGCAAATGGACCTTCATTAATTCTAACCATTTCACCTTCATCAAATGAAACTTTTGGTTTTGCTGCAGATCTATTATTAACTTTTTCTAAGATAAGATTAATATCTTTATCTGCTAATGGTGTTGGTTTTTTTGATTCACCAATAAATCTTCCTACTTTTGGCATTGATTGAATTCTATGCCATAATGCAGTATCTAAATCAATTTTAGCAAATGCGTATGCAGGATAAAGTGGTCTTTCTACTATAACTTTTTTATTTTTTTTAATCTCTATTAAATCTTCTGTAGGAACAAGAACTTCTGCAATGCTATCTGTTCCCATCTCTTCAGCAAGTTTTTCTAATGCTCTTTTAACTGTTAATTCACTACCAGAGTGAGTTTGAATTGCGTACCATTTATGTGCCATAATTATCCCTTAATTCATTACTGAAGATATACTTAAAGACATAACTGTATCAATTAATGCTAAAAACAATGTAATAACAGTAACAACTACAAAAACAGATAAGAACGCAGTTCTAATTTGTTCTTTTATTGGAAAAATAACTTTAAAAAGTTCTTCTTTAGCATTTTTATAATAAGTTTTGA from Malaciobacter molluscorum LMG 25693 includes:
- the secE gene encoding preprotein translocase subunit SecE → MNKFKTYYKNAKEELFKVIFPIKEQIRTAFLSVFVVVTVITLFLALIDTVMSLSISSVMN
- the rplJ gene encoding 50S ribosomal protein L10, whose amino-acid sequence is MTKQQKAEVIDFLTSEFKESQAIVVCDYKGLTHKELESLRKSAKDNGAKVQVAKNTLVTVAVKNAELGEIELSGTNVFIWSEDQISACKVADKFAQEKTDKFVIKSGIIEGEPADLDRVNAFAKLPSRDELIGMLLSVWTAPARNLATGLDNLRAKKEEEAA
- the rplL gene encoding 50S ribosomal protein L7/L12, whose product is MAISKEDVLEYISGLSVLELSELVKEFEEKFGVSAQPTVVAGGAVAGGAAEAAEEKTEFNVVLKDAGAKKINVIKVIRALTGLGLKEAKAMAEEAGAVVKEGASKEDAEAAKAELEGAGATVELA
- the rplK gene encoding 50S ribosomal protein L11 produces the protein MAKKVEGTLKLQIPAGAANPSPPVGPALGQRGINIMEFCKAFNEKTKDKAGFTIPVEITVYADKSFTFVLKQPPMTDLIKKVSGIKKGSDNPLKNKIGKLTKEQVLEIVDLKIADLNTDDKEQAAKIVAGSARSMGIDVEA
- the nusG gene encoding transcription termination/antitermination protein NusG; translation: MMAHKWYAIQTHSGSELTVKRALEKLAEEMGTDSIAEVLVPTEDLIEIKKNKKVIVERPLYPAYAFAKIDLDTALWHRIQSMPKVGRFIGESKKPTPLADKDINLILEKVNNRSAAKPKVSFDEGEMVRINEGPFANFNGIVEDFDMSSGILKLNVSIFGRNTPVEISYTQVERVI
- the rplA gene encoding 50S ribosomal protein L1, with the translated sequence MAKVSKRYKALLEKIEDKNYSLVDACAQLKELKSAKFDESIEVALNLNVDPRHADQMIRGAVVLPHGTGKTVRVAVFAKGAKMDEAKAAGADIVGNDDLAADIQAGNINFDVLIATPDCMGIVGKVGRILGPKGLMPNPKTGTVTMDVTKAVSDAKGGQVTYRVDKKGNMQAAVGKVSFSDEAIKENIIAFVAAINKAKPASAKGRYISNAAVSLTMSPSVKLDTTELMDIK